From Blattabacterium cuenoti, a single genomic window includes:
- the tyrS gene encoding tyrosine--tRNA ligase, translating into MQNIIDELSWRGLIKNKVPGIENQLKKPTTMYIGFDPTSDSLHLGNLLAIIILIHFRRKGHKSLALIGGATGLIGDPSEKKDQRIFLSKKILHKNTESIKNQILKLFSFYSEKIELVNNFDWIQNIYFIDFIREIGKYFTVNNMMSKDSVKKRINNKKNGISFTEFSYSIIQGYDFLYLNQIKNCQLQVGGSDQWGNITTGIELIRKKIGKKAYGFTFPLIIKSNGIKFGKSEKGENIWLDKKKTSPYKFYQFWINISDFEIEKYIKIYTFFSKEKIENLILEHRKHPNKRLLQKKLAHKITEWVHGSEITKKIIKITNILFEKNNEAFQLWDDKTFISIYNHIPHMLLYYEEFEKGIFLLDLLKKSGFFSSKSEANRALKTNSIHLNQILVKENILIQKENIVEKKYILLKFGKKEFFIIKIE; encoded by the coding sequence ATGCAAAATATTATTGATGAACTCTCATGGAGAGGTTTGATAAAAAACAAAGTTCCTGGTATAGAAAATCAATTAAAAAAACCTACGACTATGTATATAGGTTTTGATCCGACATCTGATTCTTTACATTTAGGAAATCTTTTAGCTATTATTATATTAATTCATTTTCGAAGAAAGGGACATAAATCTTTAGCATTAATTGGTGGAGCAACAGGTTTGATAGGAGATCCTTCTGAAAAAAAAGATCAAAGAATCTTTTTAAGTAAAAAAATTTTGCATAAAAATACAGAATCTATCAAAAATCAAATATTAAAACTTTTTAGTTTTTATTCAGAAAAAATAGAATTGGTCAATAATTTTGATTGGATTCAAAATATTTATTTTATAGATTTTATTCGTGAAATAGGAAAATATTTTACTGTAAATAACATGATGTCTAAAGATTCTGTCAAAAAAAGAATTAATAACAAAAAAAATGGAATATCCTTCACGGAATTCTCTTATTCTATTATACAAGGATATGATTTTTTATATTTGAACCAAATAAAAAATTGTCAATTACAAGTTGGAGGATCTGATCAATGGGGCAATATCACTACAGGTATAGAATTAATTCGTAAAAAAATAGGAAAAAAAGCGTATGGTTTTACTTTTCCTTTAATCATAAAATCTAATGGAATTAAATTTGGAAAAAGCGAAAAAGGAGAAAATATATGGTTAGACAAAAAAAAAACATCTCCATACAAATTTTATCAATTTTGGATAAACATTTCTGATTTTGAAATTGAAAAATATATAAAAATATATACTTTTTTTTCTAAAGAAAAAATTGAAAATTTAATTTTAGAACATAGAAAACATCCCAATAAAAGATTATTGCAGAAAAAATTAGCCCATAAAATTACAGAATGGGTTCATGGAAGTGAAATTACCAAAAAAATTATAAAAATTACGAATATATTATTTGAAAAAAATAATGAAGCTTTTCAATTATGGGATGATAAGACTTTTATTTCTATATATAATCATATTCCACATATGCTTCTATATTATGAAGAATTTGAAAAAGGAATTTTTTTATTAGATCTTTTAAAAAAAAGTGGTTTTTTTTCTTCCAAAAGTGAAGCAAATCGTGCTTTAAAAACAAATTCAATTCATTTAAATCAAATTCTTGTGAAAGAAAATATTCTGATTCAAAAAGAAAACATAGTAGAAAAAAAATATATTTTATTAAAATTTGGAAAAAAAGAATTTTTTATT